A genome region from Streptomyces antimycoticus includes the following:
- a CDS encoding type I polyketide synthase: MDNDEKLVRYLKRVTADLHQARQRLTEIEAGLSEPIAIVGMACRLPGGVTTPEELWDLVASGGDAVGGFPEDRGWDLENLFDPDPDHPGTSYVREGGFLDDAGEFDAGFFGISPREALAMDPQQRLLLETSWEALERAGIDPTGLRGKDVGVYFGTLNQDYATDVDTVPEGVEGYLMTGSSASVLTGRVAYELGFEGPAMTIDTACSSSLVGLHLAAQALRSGECSMALAGGATVMSTPSAFVGFSRQRGMAEDGRCKAYAASADGTGWAEGVGVLVLERLSDAERNGHRVLAVVRGSAVNQDGASNGLTAPNGPSQQRVIRQALAGAGLVATDVDAVEGHGTGTTLGDPIEVQALMATYGQDRPEGRPLWLGSLKSNIGHAQAAAGVAGVIKMVLALRYGVLPRTLHVDEPSSQVDWSAGAVELLTEERVWPEVGRPRRAGVSGFGVSGTNAHVILEQAPDRSGDGVPMPEVPGGVVPLVVSGRGDAGLRGQARRLLDVVERRPDVDLDHLARSLAASRAALSARALVLAGDRSEAVAGLEAVAGGEVAGGDVVGRADAQGRVVFVFPGQGAQWVGMGAELLESCGVFAEALGECAGVLDALTGWSLLDVVRGVEGAVSLDRVDVVQPVSFAVMVSLARVWMAAGVVPGGVVGHSQGEIAAACVAGGLSLEDAARVVVLRSRAIAAGLSGRGGMVSLAVGVAEAESLVSRWLGGVEVAAVNGPSSVVVAGEVEALRGLVEECEGAGVRARWVDVDYASHTAQVEAVEGELARSLSQVRPVSSRIPFFSTVEAGWVDAAELDAGYWYRNLRSTVRFAPSIDQLIEEGFAAFVEVSAHPVLTMSIEASAERADAGPVVVTGTLRRDEGGMRRVLTSLGEAYVRGVPVDWTALLGDIPAHAALDLPTYAFQHQHYWLGRRGETVDAAALGLARADHPLLGAVTELPESGGLLFTSRLSLRTHPWLADHAAAGTVLLPGAAFVELAVRAGDEVGCGVVEELVVEAPLTLPEREGVQVRVSVGAPDDSGRRPVAVHSRGQDDASHAPWTRHISGTLAQETPDELDADLTKWPPTGAVVVPEERVRGVYEELEAGGYGYGPAFRGLRAAWTRGDEIYAEVTLPEELSADATAFGLHPALLDAALHATAFRDRPEAQAGPTLPFAYRGVALHASGASALRVRITPNGKDGVGLLLADPSGAAVAVVESLVSRPMPTALLDAAPRTSTEQMFLAGWEELRVAAADAPLDTVSVHTAQDVRQLASRADAPPAPPASDAAESSGSAEAPPVLLYEIGTGDAVRDDTGAACARELTGQVLDVLQTWLTEPSLEDSRLVVLTRGAVGVRDADPVDPAVAAAWGLIGTAQSENPGRILLLDLDDTPASTKALPTLLPALLAGDEPQLALRGGVCHLRRLTRATADEALVAPEGAPAWQLGTRGPGTLESLALLPSPEALVPLPAGHVRIDTRAAGLNFRDVLMALGMYPGEISIGNEGAGVVTEVGPGVTRFAPGDRVMGLFEGAGGPIAVADCLTLVHIPEGWTFEQAAAVPCVFLTAYFGLRDLARLEPGESVLIHAAAGGVGMAAVQLARHWGAEIYGTAGPAKWDAAGAAGVPDGRLANSRTLEFEQRFLEMTEGRGFDVVLDALAGDFVDASLRLLPRGGRFIEMGKSDIRDAEEVGIQHPGVAYRAFDLAEAGGERIQQMLTELVDLFEKGVLTPPPVTAWDIRRAPAAFRFMSQAQHIGKNVFTLPRRLDPEGTVLITGGTGSLGKVAARRLVAEHGVRNLLLTSRSGPQATGAAELQRELTSLGARVRIAACDVGDRDAVAELLSSLPGDAPLTAVVHSAGALDDGVITALTRERLDTVFAPKVDAALHLHELTRHLDLAAFVLFSSAAGTLGSPGQGSYVAANAFLDALAHRRRAQGLPGISLAWGLWAQGAGVGLTGHLTDADQQRMVRGGVAGLSESEGGELFDTALHMPQPVVLPMKLDPGALRAQAATGPVPPLLRGLVRQSRRTARTAADMDAFTQRLTRATSEEQEQVLLGLVCREAARVLGHASAHAIGPDLAFNEIGFDSLTAVELRNRLANHTGIRLPATLVFDYPTPTALMRHLRTKLCPDAPPVPSDNGSEEGLRRALASTPLSRFQELGILDTLMTLVRESEAEQPTDGQRVEEQPAAGQPADGQSAATIADMDVASLVQRAMSKAGK; this comes from the coding sequence GTGGACAACGACGAGAAGTTGGTCCGGTACCTCAAGCGGGTGACCGCCGACCTGCACCAGGCGCGGCAGCGGCTCACCGAGATCGAGGCCGGCCTGTCGGAGCCGATCGCGATCGTGGGGATGGCGTGCCGGTTGCCGGGCGGGGTGACTACGCCGGAGGAGCTGTGGGACCTGGTGGCGTCCGGCGGTGACGCGGTCGGTGGGTTTCCGGAGGACCGTGGGTGGGATCTGGAGAACCTCTTCGACCCGGATCCGGATCACCCGGGCACCAGTTATGTCCGCGAGGGTGGCTTTCTGGACGACGCGGGGGAGTTCGACGCGGGGTTCTTCGGGATATCGCCGCGTGAAGCCCTGGCGATGGATCCGCAGCAGAGGTTGCTGCTGGAGACGTCGTGGGAGGCGTTGGAGCGCGCCGGAATCGACCCGACGGGCCTGCGCGGCAAGGACGTCGGCGTCTACTTCGGCACCCTCAACCAGGACTACGCCACGGACGTGGACACGGTCCCCGAGGGAGTCGAGGGCTACCTGATGACGGGCAGCTCGGCGAGCGTGCTCACCGGCCGGGTCGCCTATGAGCTGGGGTTCGAGGGCCCGGCCATGACCATCGACACGGCATGCTCCTCCTCACTGGTGGGCCTGCATCTGGCCGCGCAGGCGCTGCGGTCGGGGGAGTGCTCGATGGCGCTGGCCGGAGGAGCCACCGTCATGTCCACCCCCAGCGCCTTCGTCGGCTTCTCGCGGCAGCGCGGCATGGCGGAAGACGGCCGCTGCAAGGCATACGCGGCGTCGGCGGATGGCACGGGGTGGGCCGAGGGTGTGGGTGTGCTGGTGCTGGAGCGGTTGTCGGATGCTGAGCGCAACGGGCATCGGGTGTTGGCGGTGGTGCGGGGTTCGGCGGTGAATCAGGATGGTGCGTCGAATGGGTTGACGGCGCCGAATGGTCCGTCGCAGCAGCGTGTCATCCGGCAGGCGCTGGCCGGTGCGGGGCTGGTGGCGACGGATGTGGATGCGGTCGAGGGGCACGGTACGGGCACCACGCTGGGTGATCCGATCGAGGTTCAGGCATTGATGGCGACCTATGGCCAGGATCGGCCTGAGGGGCGTCCTTTGTGGTTGGGGTCGTTGAAGTCGAATATTGGTCATGCGCAGGCGGCTGCGGGTGTGGCTGGTGTGATCAAGATGGTGTTGGCGTTGCGGTATGGGGTGTTGCCGAGGACGTTGCATGTGGATGAGCCGTCGTCGCAGGTGGATTGGTCGGCGGGTGCGGTGGAGCTGCTGACCGAGGAGCGGGTGTGGCCGGAGGTGGGGCGCCCGCGCCGGGCCGGGGTGTCGGGGTTCGGGGTGAGTGGGACGAATGCGCATGTGATTTTGGAGCAGGCTCCGGACCGGTCGGGCGATGGTGTCCCGATGCCGGAGGTGCCGGGTGGTGTGGTGCCGTTGGTGGTGTCGGGGCGTGGCGATGCGGGGTTGCGGGGGCAGGCGCGGCGGTTGCTGGATGTCGTCGAGCGACGGCCGGATGTGGATCTGGACCATCTGGCACGGTCATTGGCGGCGTCGCGGGCGGCGTTGTCGGCGCGCGCGTTGGTGCTGGCGGGGGACCGGAGTGAGGCCGTGGCGGGGTTGGAGGCCGTGGCGGGAGGTGAGGTGGCCGGTGGCGATGTCGTGGGAAGGGCGGACGCTCAAGGTCGGGTGGTGTTTGTTTTTCCTGGTCAGGGTGCGCAGTGGGTGGGTATGGGTGCGGAGTTGTTGGAGTCGTGTGGGGTGTTTGCGGAGGCTTTGGGGGAGTGTGCGGGGGTGTTGGATGCGTTGACGGGGTGGTCGTTGCTGGATGTGGTGCGCGGGGTTGAGGGTGCGGTGTCGTTGGATCGGGTGGATGTGGTGCAGCCGGTGTCGTTTGCGGTGATGGTGTCGTTGGCGCGGGTGTGGATGGCGGCGGGTGTGGTGCCGGGTGGGGTGGTGGGTCATTCGCAGGGTGAGATTGCGGCGGCGTGTGTGGCGGGTGGGTTGTCGTTGGAGGATGCGGCGCGGGTGGTGGTGTTGCGGAGTCGGGCGATCGCGGCGGGGCTCTCGGGCCGGGGTGGGATGGTGTCGCTGGCGGTGGGGGTGGCTGAGGCGGAGTCGTTGGTGTCCCGTTGGTTGGGTGGGGTGGAGGTGGCGGCGGTGAATGGGCCGTCGTCGGTGGTGGTGGCCGGTGAGGTGGAGGCGCTCCGGGGGTTGGTGGAGGAGTGCGAGGGTGCCGGAGTGCGGGCGCGGTGGGTCGACGTTGACTACGCCTCGCATACGGCGCAGGTGGAGGCGGTGGAGGGGGAGCTTGCGCGGTCGTTGTCGCAGGTGAGGCCGGTGTCGTCCCGTATCCCGTTTTTCTCGACGGTGGAGGCGGGGTGGGTGGATGCGGCGGAGTTGGATGCCGGGTACTGGTACCGGAATCTGCGGAGTACGGTGCGGTTCGCGCCGTCGATCGACCAGTTGATCGAGGAAGGCTTTGCGGCGTTTGTCGAGGTGAGTGCGCATCCGGTGCTGACGATGAGCATCGAGGCGTCGGCCGAGCGGGCGGACGCCGGACCGGTCGTGGTGACCGGCACCCTCCGGCGGGACGAGGGCGGCATGCGCCGCGTGCTCACGTCCCTGGGCGAGGCGTACGTACGTGGTGTCCCCGTCGACTGGACCGCGCTGCTCGGCGACATCCCGGCGCATGCCGCGCTGGATCTGCCCACCTACGCCTTCCAACACCAGCACTACTGGCTGGGACGGCGAGGCGAAACGGTGGACGCGGCCGCGCTCGGACTTGCCCGGGCCGACCATCCGCTGTTGGGCGCCGTCACCGAGCTGCCGGAGTCGGGGGGCCTGCTGTTCACCTCTCGACTGTCGCTGCGTACGCATCCATGGCTGGCCGACCATGCGGCGGCGGGCACAGTGTTGCTGCCCGGGGCGGCGTTCGTGGAGCTGGCGGTGCGCGCCGGTGACGAGGTCGGCTGTGGTGTGGTGGAGGAGCTGGTCGTCGAAGCACCGCTCACCCTGCCCGAGCGCGAGGGTGTGCAGGTGAGGGTGAGCGTGGGCGCACCGGATGATTCCGGCCGTCGCCCGGTGGCGGTGCACTCACGCGGCCAGGACGATGCCTCACACGCGCCCTGGACTCGCCACATCAGCGGCACGCTCGCCCAGGAAACCCCGGATGAGCTGGACGCTGACCTGACGAAGTGGCCACCCACCGGGGCGGTAGTGGTCCCGGAGGAACGGGTGCGTGGCGTCTATGAGGAGCTGGAGGCCGGCGGTTACGGATACGGCCCGGCCTTCCGTGGTCTGCGCGCCGCGTGGACGCGGGGCGACGAGATCTATGCCGAGGTCACCCTGCCCGAGGAGCTGTCGGCCGACGCCACCGCGTTCGGGCTGCATCCCGCGCTGCTCGACGCGGCCCTGCACGCCACCGCGTTCCGCGACCGTCCCGAGGCCCAGGCTGGGCCCACACTGCCGTTCGCCTATCGCGGAGTCGCCCTGCACGCCTCCGGCGCTTCGGCGCTGCGCGTACGTATCACGCCCAACGGCAAGGATGGGGTGGGCCTTCTACTGGCCGATCCGAGCGGGGCGGCGGTCGCGGTGGTCGAATCGTTGGTGTCACGGCCCATGCCGACGGCGCTGCTGGACGCCGCCCCACGGACGTCGACGGAGCAGATGTTCCTCGCAGGGTGGGAGGAACTGCGCGTGGCGGCCGCCGACGCACCACTGGACACCGTCTCCGTGCACACTGCGCAGGACGTACGGCAATTGGCCTCCCGAGCCGACGCACCGCCTGCACCCCCTGCGTCCGACGCGGCTGAGTCGTCCGGGTCGGCCGAGGCGCCGCCGGTTCTGCTGTACGAGATCGGTACCGGCGATGCCGTACGTGACGACACCGGCGCGGCCTGCGCGCGTGAGCTGACCGGCCAGGTGTTGGACGTGTTGCAGACGTGGCTGACTGAGCCCTCGCTGGAGGACTCTCGTCTGGTGGTGCTGACGCGGGGTGCCGTAGGGGTGCGGGATGCCGATCCGGTCGACCCGGCGGTCGCCGCGGCCTGGGGGCTGATCGGCACCGCGCAGTCGGAGAACCCCGGGCGGATTCTGCTCCTCGACCTGGACGACACACCGGCCTCCACGAAGGCCCTGCCCACGCTGCTGCCCGCCCTGCTCGCCGGAGACGAACCACAGCTCGCGCTGCGCGGAGGTGTCTGCCATCTGCGCCGCCTGACCCGGGCAACGGCCGACGAGGCACTCGTGGCGCCGGAGGGAGCGCCCGCGTGGCAGCTGGGCACCCGCGGTCCGGGAACGCTGGAGAGCCTGGCACTGCTGCCGTCGCCGGAGGCGCTGGTGCCACTTCCCGCGGGCCATGTCCGGATCGACACGCGTGCCGCGGGACTCAACTTCCGCGATGTGCTGATGGCGCTGGGCATGTACCCCGGCGAGATCAGCATCGGCAACGAGGGCGCCGGTGTGGTCACGGAGGTCGGCCCTGGTGTCACCCGCTTCGCACCGGGTGACCGGGTCATGGGGCTCTTCGAGGGTGCGGGTGGCCCCATCGCCGTGGCCGACTGCCTCACCCTCGTACACATCCCCGAGGGGTGGACCTTCGAGCAGGCGGCCGCGGTCCCCTGCGTGTTCCTCACCGCCTACTTCGGGTTGCGGGACCTGGCCCGGCTGGAGCCCGGGGAGTCCGTCCTGATCCATGCCGCCGCCGGTGGGGTCGGCATGGCCGCGGTGCAGTTGGCCCGGCACTGGGGCGCTGAGATCTACGGCACGGCCGGACCGGCCAAATGGGACGCGGCGGGCGCCGCCGGTGTCCCGGACGGACGGCTGGCCAACTCCCGGACGCTGGAGTTCGAGCAGCGGTTTCTCGAGATGACCGAGGGCCGTGGCTTCGATGTGGTGCTGGACGCCCTCGCCGGCGACTTCGTGGACGCCTCACTCCGACTGCTGCCCAGGGGCGGCCGGTTCATCGAGATGGGCAAGAGCGATATCCGGGACGCCGAAGAGGTGGGCATCCAGCACCCCGGCGTGGCCTATCGGGCGTTCGACCTGGCCGAGGCGGGTGGCGAGCGCATCCAGCAGATGCTGACCGAGCTGGTCGACCTCTTCGAGAAGGGGGTGCTGACCCCGCCGCCGGTGACCGCATGGGATATCCGGCGCGCTCCGGCCGCCTTCCGCTTCATGAGCCAGGCGCAGCACATCGGCAAGAACGTGTTCACCCTGCCCCGCCGACTGGACCCGGAGGGCACCGTGCTCATCACGGGTGGCACTGGATCGCTGGGCAAGGTGGCCGCCCGGCGCCTCGTGGCCGAGCACGGCGTACGGAACCTGCTGCTGACCAGCCGGAGTGGACCCCAGGCCACCGGCGCGGCCGAGCTGCAGCGGGAACTGACCTCACTCGGCGCACGGGTACGGATCGCCGCCTGCGATGTGGGAGACCGCGACGCCGTGGCCGAGCTGCTGTCCTCGCTGCCCGGTGACGCGCCGCTGACCGCCGTGGTGCACAGCGCCGGCGCGCTGGACGACGGTGTGATCACCGCATTGACCAGGGAGCGACTGGACACGGTCTTTGCCCCGAAGGTAGATGCCGCACTCCACCTGCACGAGCTGACCCGACACCTGGATCTGGCGGCCTTCGTCCTGTTCTCCTCGGCCGCGGGCACGCTGGGCAGCCCGGGGCAGGGCAGCTATGTGGCGGCCAACGCCTTCCTGGACGCGCTGGCACATCGACGCCGTGCCCAGGGCCTCCCGGGCATCTCCCTGGCCTGGGGGCTGTGGGCACAGGGCGCGGGGGTCGGGCTGACCGGCCACCTCACCGACGCCGACCAGCAGCGCATGGTGCGCGGGGGAGTGGCCGGACTGTCGGAGAGCGAAGGCGGGGAACTGTTCGACACCGCACTGCACATGCCCCAGCCGGTGGTGCTCCCCATGAAACTGGACCCCGGCGCACTGCGGGCCCAGGCTGCCACCGGACCGGTGCCACCGTTGCTCCGTGGCCTCGTCCGGCAGAGTCGGCGCACCGCACGGACCGCCGCAGATATGGACGCCTTCACCCAGCGCCTGACCAGGGCCACGTCCGAGGAGCAGGAGCAGGTCCTGCTCGGCCTGGTCTGCCGGGAAGCCGCTCGGGTCCTGGGCCACGCCTCCGCTCACGCCATCGGACCGGACCTGGCGTTCAACGAAATCGGCTTCGACTCCCTCACGGCGGTGGAACTGCGCAACCGCCTGGCCAACCACACCGGGATACGCCTCCCGGCCACGCTGGTCTTCGACTATCCGACTCCCACCGCCCTGATGCGGCACCTGCGAACGAAACTCTGCCCGGACGCTCCACCCGTGCCAAGCGACAACGGCAGCGAGGAGGGCCTGCGTCGCGCGCTGGCCAGCACACCGCTGAGCCGCTTCCAGGAGCTGGGCATCCTGGACACCCTCATGACGCTGGTCCGGGAATCGGAAGCGGAGCAGCCGACGGACGGGCAGCGGGTGGAAGAGCAACCGGCGGCCGGGCAGCCGGCGGATGGGCAGTCGGCCGCCACGATCGCCGATATGGACGTCGCCAGTCTGGTGCAACGAGCCATGAGCAAGGCCGGGAAGTAA